The Candidatus Effluviviaceae Genus V sp. genome segment GTCAAGCGGCAAGTAGGGCGGCGCCATCGTGCTTCCGCCCCGGAGGCCGCCGTGCTATCCTCCCCGGAAGCGCACACGAAACGCGCGCTTCGCCCGGCGACGCCGCGCTGGAGCGCGAGAACCCACGGTGAAGGTGACGACGTGCCCGACATCATGCTCGGCCAGCTGCTCTCTCTGCTCTCAGCCCTCCTGTGGGCGTTCTCGGTCGTGCTCTTCCGCATGTCGGGACGGAGCATGACTCCCGTGGGCCTCAATCTCTTCAAGAGCGCCGTGGCGCTCCTGCTTCTCGTGCCCACGCTCTACTTCTTCGGAGGCGGCTATGCACCCGGCGGTCACGTGCTCGACATTCTCATCCTCTTCCTGGCGGGCGCCGTCGGCATCGCTGTGGCCGACACCGTCTTCTTCCAGGGCCTCAACCTTGTCGGCGCGGGCCTCTCTCAGATAGCCAGCTGCTCGTACAGCCCATTCGTCATCCTGATGTCGTTCTTCGCACTAGGCGAGCGGATCACCCCCGGCGACGGACTCGGTGCCGTGCTGATCCTCTCGGGCATCTTCATCTCCGCCCGGCACGACCCGCCGCGCGGCGTCGGGCCCTCCGAGCTCAGGAAGGGCATCATACTCTGCACCATCGCCATGGCGCTCAACGCGCTCGGTGTCGTCATCGGCAAGCCTGTTCTCAACCGCACGCCGGTTCTCTGGGCCACCACGGCCCGCCTCGCGGGAGGCGTGCTCACCCTGGCGCTCATCGCGCTCTTCGTCCCGAGGCTGAGGAACGCGTGGAGGGCCTTCGTCCCGCACAGAAGCTGGAGGATCGCTCTT includes the following:
- a CDS encoding EamA family transporter; this translates as MLSSPEAHTKRALRPATPRWSARTHGEGDDVPDIMLGQLLSLLSALLWAFSVVLFRMSGRSMTPVGLNLFKSAVALLLLVPTLYFFGGGYAPGGHVLDILILFLAGAVGIAVADTVFFQGLNLVGAGLSQIASCSYSPFVILMSFFALGERITPGDGLGAVLILSGIFISARHDPPRGVGPSELRKGIILCTIAMALNALGVVIGKPVLNRTPVLWATTARLAGGVLTLALIALFVPRLRNAWRAFVPHRSWRIALPASVIGTYLTMLVWIAGMKFAPVSIASILNQTSAIFVLPVAALMLREPITPRKLIAVGLALGGVALVTLA